The following DNA comes from Culicoidibacter larvae.
TGTAGGGTAAGCACCCGGCGCCTTGATATGTTACCATATTAGGTTTCCGTGAACTCCCCTCCGAACCGTACGTACACCTTTCAGTGTATACGGCTCTCCAGCTATTCATCTAGGAAAATTATAAAGTACCATTATGAATATTTATATGGCACGAATGACAAACGACAAGTGTTTTTCTATTTATCCAACTCATTTGTAATACCCATTTCGGTGCTACTGCTCCTCTTTTGGCATACTTTTTCTTAATATCTTTGAGTTTTCGGACATGATGGACTTCCAAATTTTCTTCTTTGTTACCACAAAGTTCACAATGACTTTTATTCAACCGCTGAATAAGTTGTCCGCCTAACGAATTGACTGGTAAGGCTTCCATGACTTGGCTTGATGGAGTCTCCTTCCATTTTAGACCGCCATTATAATAGGTAAAACTACAAATCTCTCCTTTGGAATTCCTATATTTGAATCCAATGAGGTTGCGTGTTCCGGGTCTATCCTTACGGTCGACTGGAATTCCATACTTTGCATGAACTTTTTTAACACTGCTTTTCTCTTTTCTTGCAATGGTTTTTGCCATGCTGTAGTAGTGATAGTATTGAAACCTTGATAATTGTGTCGAAACATTTGTTGCTAAACAATAATATTGGTACAACCCTCTTATTTCGGCGGTGTAACGCTGAACGATTTCCTCTACTGGCATCCAAATTCTAGAAGTATGTGAAATTGCTTTGTTATTACCTCTAAATTGTTTTAATTGCTCTGTGATAACTTGAGTGGGGACTAACAGTTGGATTGTGCCATTAAATGCTCGTTTTGAATGTCCAAGAGAATTTTTCTTTCTCAATGAATTTTCTTGAGTTTTAGTAATTTCATACCCTAAAAATGCTACTCTTTTTGTAGCAAGATGAGTGATAAGCGTTTTTTCTTGGTTTAATTCCAACTGTAACTCGTTTTTCAGGAAGAGCGCCACTTTTGATTTAATAGTGTTGGCTAATTGTTTGCTTCCAATAATAAGTATTAGGAAATCATCAGCATATCTGACGTATTTTACACGCAGAAAATTCGGATCCATTTCATCCTTAGACGGTGTTTTCAATATTTGCTTCCGCAATTCAATTGCTTCGTGCTTTCTGCCAGTTTTTAGATAATAATATCTGTTACATACCAGTCGATGATATTCAGGATTTGTTCGCTTACCAATTCCTTTAGAATATTTGGCGCATACTTTGCCCATGAATGTATCAAATTCATGTAAATAGATGTTTGCTAAAATTGGGCTGATTATTCCGCCTTGTGGAGTTCCAGAATAGCTGTTTTTCTTAATGTTGAATTCAAAATATCCAGCTTTCAGGAAACGACGGATGAGTTCAATAAACCGACCGTCTTTAATCTTAATATTCAGCAACTGGAGTAACCTTGCGTGATTTATATTATCAAAACATCCAGTTATATCGCC
Coding sequences within:
- the ltrA gene encoding group II intron reverse transcriptase/maturase codes for the protein MQNAETILSILGKQATNDNHEFRRLYRLLFNPDLYLLAYQKLSAKPGNMTRGVDNKTIDGFKKEWIHTTIELLREEKYYPKPVRRVYIPKKNGKRRPLGIPTFIDKLVQEVIRLILEAIYEPSFSENSHGFRPKRSCHTALYQIKKTGKGTNWVIEGDITGCFDNINHARLLQLLNIKIKDGRFIELIRRFLKAGYFEFNIKKNSYSGTPQGGIISPILANIYLHEFDTFMGKVCAKYSKGIGKRTNPEYHRLVCNRYYYLKTGRKHEAIELRKQILKTPSKDEMDPNFLRVKYVRYADDFLILIIGSKQLANTIKSKVALFLKNELQLELNQEKTLITHLATKRVAFLGYEITKTQENSLRKKNSLGHSKRAFNGTIQLLVPTQVITEQLKQFRGNNKAISHTSRIWMPVEEIVQRYTAEIRGLYQYYCLATNVSTQLSRFQYYHYYSMAKTIARKEKSSVKKVHAKYGIPVDRKDRPGTRNLIGFKYRNSKGEICSFTYYNGGLKWKETPSSQVMEALPVNSLGGQLIQRLNKSHCELCGNKEENLEVHHVRKLKDIKKKYAKRGAVAPKWVLQMSWINRKTLVVCHSCHINIHNGTL